The following proteins are co-located in the Bacteroidales bacterium genome:
- a CDS encoding substrate-binding domain-containing protein: MNRVSVIQKFIIIASRNISFTTFNIVDRKNSNKSTLKLGLPLIGLLLLLGACGQMGKTGTNETPTRGNITIVADESFQPLIESEVFTFTDLYVNAEITALYKPEFDVIEDFMNDSVKVIVTSKKLSDYQIQYLRDTLIVARTSSFAYDALALVTNRSNTDTLLTYNTIKDIFQGKVKTWKDVNLKSKLGEIRVIFDNNKSGNIRYFKEEFGIKDSLKGNFFAVNSNPEVINFVSRNPDALGIISVNWISDKDDSLSMSFTKKVNIIAVSQKYMNDGSFYRPHQGFIYDKSYPFVREIYLISRETFPGLGSGFINWACAEQGQRIVLKSGLVPATMPIRLVQVKK, encoded by the coding sequence ATGAACAGAGTATCAGTTATTCAAAAATTTATTATTATTGCGAGCCGGAACATTAGTTTCACAACCTTTAATATAGTGGACAGAAAGAACAGTAATAAATCTACCTTAAAGTTGGGTCTTCCTTTAATAGGACTGCTCTTGCTCTTGGGAGCATGCGGTCAGATGGGAAAAACAGGAACTAATGAAACACCGACAAGGGGAAATATTACTATAGTCGCAGACGAATCATTTCAGCCACTTATCGAATCAGAAGTTTTTACATTTACAGATCTATATGTAAATGCAGAAATTACTGCGTTGTATAAACCTGAGTTTGATGTAATTGAAGATTTCATGAATGATTCGGTTAAGGTGATTGTAACAAGCAAGAAGCTTTCAGATTATCAGATCCAGTATCTGCGCGACACACTTATAGTTGCAAGAACCTCTTCTTTTGCATATGATGCATTAGCACTTGTTACAAACCGATCTAATACCGATACCCTGCTTACCTATAATACAATAAAAGATATTTTTCAGGGCAAAGTAAAAACATGGAAAGATGTAAATTTAAAATCAAAGCTTGGAGAAATCCGTGTCATATTTGATAATAACAAATCAGGCAATATCAGATACTTTAAAGAGGAATTTGGAATCAAAGATTCTCTCAAAGGAAATTTCTTTGCAGTAAACAGTAATCCGGAGGTTATTAACTTTGTATCTCGAAATCCTGATGCTTTAGGTATTATCAGTGTAAACTGGATAAGTGATAAAGATGACTCACTTAGTATGAGTTTTACAAAAAAAGTCAATATCATTGCAGTTTCTCAGAAATATATGAATGACGGTTCGTTTTACCGTCCGCACCAGGGTTTTATTTATGATAAGTCGTATCCTTTTGTAAGAGAGATTTATCTGATATCAAGAGAAACATTTCCGGGCCTTGGTTCCGGGTTTATCAACTGGGCCTGTGCTGAGCAGGGTCAGAGGATTGTTTTAAAATCCGGATTAGTTCCGGCTACTATGCCGATAAGGCTGGTGCAGGTGAAGAAATAG
- a CDS encoding S-adenosylmethionine:tRNA ribosyltransferase-isomerase gives MERGAINIEDYDYDLPEERIAQYPVGERDMSNLLVYRQGNIKKDIFRNLDNYIPKGSLLVFNNTRVIRARLLFRKESGAAIEILCLEPLSPAEYQMSFGSTGPVEWKCIVGNLKKWKKGKLLLPYSINQKDYILSAEKVCQEGEAWRIRFTWDSPLTSFGEVIDAAGHIPLPPYINREDEKEDNIRYQTVYSSVKGSVAAPTAGLHFNEEVFEKLRKNDVKLTELTLHVGAGTFQPVKTKNINDHEMHCEHFYITADTIQLLIDYSGKIIPVGTTSVRTLESLYWIGVKIACSNVNPGEPLSLGQWDAYSTDSKISARESLESLLEFMKKRNTSILEASTSIIIIPGYEFRIINGMITNFHQPKSTLLLLISAWIGENWKEVYKYALNNNFRFLSYGDSSVLF, from the coding sequence ATGGAAAGAGGAGCAATAAATATCGAAGATTATGATTATGACTTACCTGAGGAGAGGATAGCTCAATATCCTGTGGGGGAAAGAGATATGTCGAATCTTTTGGTTTACAGACAGGGCAATATCAAAAAAGATATTTTCAGAAATCTGGATAACTACATTCCAAAGGGATCGCTGCTTGTTTTTAATAATACCAGAGTCATCCGTGCCAGGCTCCTTTTCCGTAAAGAATCAGGAGCCGCGATTGAAATACTATGTCTCGAACCGCTTTCTCCTGCTGAATACCAGATGTCGTTTGGATCGACCGGACCTGTGGAATGGAAGTGTATTGTAGGGAATCTTAAAAAATGGAAAAAAGGAAAGCTGCTCCTTCCCTACTCAATAAATCAAAAAGACTATATACTCTCGGCAGAGAAAGTATGTCAGGAAGGAGAAGCCTGGAGAATCAGATTTACATGGGATTCGCCGTTAACAAGTTTTGGTGAGGTAATTGATGCTGCCGGACATATACCCTTGCCTCCGTATATTAACAGGGAAGATGAAAAAGAGGATAATATACGTTACCAGACTGTCTACTCTTCTGTAAAAGGCTCGGTTGCTGCGCCGACAGCCGGATTACACTTTAATGAAGAAGTATTTGAAAAACTTCGTAAAAATGATGTAAAACTTACTGAATTAACTTTACATGTTGGAGCCGGAACTTTTCAGCCTGTTAAAACAAAGAACATTAATGACCATGAGATGCATTGTGAGCATTTCTATATTACCGCAGATACAATTCAGCTTCTTATCGATTATAGCGGAAAGATAATACCTGTGGGGACAACCTCAGTAAGAACTCTGGAATCGCTTTACTGGATTGGCGTTAAGATAGCCTGCAGTAATGTAAACCCGGGAGAACCTCTGTCGCTTGGTCAGTGGGATGCTTATAGCACTGACTCAAAAATCTCTGCCAGAGAGTCGCTGGAAAGTTTACTTGAATTCATGAAAAAAAGAAATACATCAATTCTCGAGGCATCGACAAGCATTATTATTATTCCGGGTTATGAATTCAGGATCATAAACGGCATGATAACCAATTTCCATCAGCCAAAAAGCACCCTGCTCCTTCTTATATCTGCCTGGATTGGAGAAAATTGGAAAGAAGTCTACAAATATGCATTGAATAATAATTTCAGGTTCCTTAGTTATGGAGACAGTTCCGTATTATTTTGA
- the kdsA gene encoding 3-deoxy-8-phosphooctulonate synthase, whose translation MSKAGINIPGIKFKESGNFLLIAGPCVVESEAIIFETAEHLKSLSEKYSIPFIFKSSYRKANRSKGDSFSGIGDIKALKILAEVRNRYSVPVITDIHNPDEAQMAADYVDVLQIPAFLCRQTDLLVAAAKTGKWINIKKGQFLSGASMKFAVEKVKESGNNNITLTDRGNMFGYQDIVVDFRNIPEMQKIGVPVIMDITHSLQQPNQEAGVSGGRPDMIETIGKAAISVGADGIFIETHPNPGIAKSDGANMLILSGMDLLLGRLVVLRKTINSF comes from the coding sequence ATGTCTAAAGCTGGAATAAATATTCCCGGAATAAAATTCAAAGAATCAGGTAATTTTCTTTTAATTGCCGGTCCCTGTGTTGTTGAGAGTGAGGCGATTATATTTGAAACAGCTGAACATCTTAAGTCTTTATCAGAGAAATACAGTATTCCTTTTATTTTCAAATCATCATACAGGAAAGCCAACAGATCCAAAGGTGATTCATTTTCAGGCATAGGCGATATAAAAGCCTTAAAAATACTTGCTGAAGTAAGGAACAGGTATTCCGTTCCTGTAATCACTGACATTCATAATCCGGATGAGGCACAGATGGCTGCTGATTATGTTGACGTTCTTCAGATTCCGGCATTTTTGTGCAGACAAACTGACCTTCTGGTCGCTGCTGCGAAAACAGGAAAGTGGATTAATATTAAAAAGGGACAATTTCTTTCAGGAGCTTCAATGAAGTTCGCCGTTGAAAAGGTAAAAGAATCAGGAAACAATAATATCACGCTGACTGACAGGGGTAATATGTTCGGATATCAGGATATTGTTGTCGATTTCAGAAATATCCCGGAGATGCAGAAGATCGGAGTTCCTGTTATAATGGATATAACACATTCACTTCAGCAGCCAAATCAGGAGGCCGGGGTATCGGGAGGAAGACCCGATATGATAGAGACTATTGGCAAAGCAGCAATAAGTGTCGGGGCTGATGGAATTTTCATCGAAACTCATCCGAATCCCGGAATTGCAAAATCAGATGGTGCCAATATGCTGATCTTATCAGGTATGGACTTACTTTTAGGCAGGCTTGTCGTATTAAGAAAAACAATAAATTCATTTTAA
- a CDS encoding replication-associated recombination protein A, translating to MLANQPLAERLRPKDLADFCGQEHLVGKDAVLRRVIESGNIPSFILWGPPGVGKTTLAGIIANTLKRPFFSLSAVHSGVKDVRETIEKAKKQQFFNQPNPILFIDEIHRFNKSQQDSLLSAVEQGVITLIGATTENPSFEVISPLLSRCQVYVMQPLTEDELVSLTNTALKKDRYLAALDISIEEYEALIRISGGDARKLYNALELVVSSESDEASSEKIIINNEKVLKHVQKNLAMYDKNGEQHYDIISAFIKSLRGSDPNAAVYWLARMVEGGEDPKFIARRMLILAAEDIGLANPNALLLAQACFEAVNVIGWPESRIILSEAAVYLATSPKSNASYMAIESAIEAVRTEGDLPVPLHIRNAPTRLMKNLGYGKEYKYAHSYSGNFVQDNFLPEEIKGRTFYDPGANPKEEEIRKRLSVMWKDIYKYDK from the coding sequence ATGCTGGCAAATCAACCTCTTGCTGAAAGGCTCAGACCCAAGGATCTGGCAGATTTCTGCGGTCAGGAACACCTGGTTGGCAAGGATGCTGTACTGCGAAGAGTAATTGAGTCGGGGAATATTCCTTCTTTTATTCTGTGGGGTCCTCCCGGAGTAGGCAAAACCACTCTGGCCGGCATCATCGCAAATACACTTAAAAGACCTTTCTTTTCACTTAGTGCAGTACATTCAGGCGTTAAGGATGTTAGAGAAACAATTGAAAAAGCCAAGAAACAACAATTCTTCAATCAACCTAATCCCATACTCTTTATAGATGAGATTCACCGCTTCAATAAATCGCAGCAGGATTCTCTTTTAAGTGCAGTTGAACAGGGAGTAATAACATTAATAGGAGCCACAACTGAGAATCCTTCATTTGAAGTTATATCCCCTCTTCTTTCGAGATGCCAGGTGTACGTAATGCAACCACTGACTGAAGATGAACTGGTATCATTAACAAATACGGCACTTAAAAAAGACAGATATCTTGCTGCACTTGATATTTCAATTGAAGAATACGAAGCTCTTATCAGAATCTCCGGAGGAGATGCGAGGAAACTGTATAATGCGCTTGAACTTGTTGTAAGCTCGGAATCTGATGAAGCGTCATCTGAAAAGATCATTATTAATAATGAGAAGGTGCTGAAACATGTCCAGAAGAATCTGGCGATGTATGACAAGAACGGAGAACAGCATTACGACATTATTTCGGCATTCATTAAATCGCTCAGGGGCAGTGATCCGAATGCCGCAGTTTACTGGCTGGCCAGAATGGTTGAAGGCGGTGAAGATCCGAAATTTATTGCACGAAGGATGCTTATTCTTGCTGCAGAGGATATAGGTCTTGCCAATCCGAATGCACTTCTGCTCGCCCAGGCATGCTTTGAAGCTGTTAATGTAATAGGATGGCCTGAATCGAGAATAATACTCTCTGAAGCTGCCGTATATCTTGCAACCTCACCAAAGAGCAATGCATCATATATGGCCATTGAGAGCGCAATTGAGGCTGTCAGGACAGAAGGAGATCTTCCTGTGCCGTTACATATAAGAAATGCCCCTACCCGGCTAATGAAGAACCTTGGGTATGGAAAAGAGTATAAATATGCACACAGCTATTCAGGTAATTTTGTTCAGGATAATTTTCTTCCGGAGGAGATAAAAGGAAGGACTTTTTATGATCCGGGAGCTAATCCAAAAGAAGAAGAGATAAGAAAGAGATTATCTGTAATGTGGAAAGATATTTACAAATATGATAAGTAA
- the ggt gene encoding gamma-glutamyltransferase, giving the protein MVVSAHPESSLIGTKILQAGGNAIDAAVATEFALAVCYPEAGNIGGGGFMVIRLADGNTDVIDYREKAPLSASRDMYLDKAGNVIEGLSTDTHLASGVPGTVDGMITAHSRYGVLPFKDVIQPAIDIAEKGFPLTRGQAVRLNVAKTIFLARNASRTSFIKDSLWKEGDTLVQKDLAGTLRLIRDFGRDGFYSGKTARLIVKEMKRGNGIVSEQDLNGYKSVTRDPLTSDYKGYRVITVPPPSSGGIILIQLLKMTEKYPVKEWGFHSFKSIHLIAEAERRSFADRSEYLGDPDFMSVKSDQLINSDYLLSRMNSYDEEKASVSKDIKPGLPEAYSSEETTHYSVVDQLGNAVSATTTLNGTYGNSIVVDSAGFFLNNQMDDFSTKPGTPNMYGLVGGEVNSVQPGKKILSSMTPSIVEKDGKLFLVAGSPGGSTIPTTVFQLIINVIDYGMSIQDATDAGRFHHQWLPDQISYEQAAIDSITVGKLANMGHSLVRRSSIGSINAIMILPDGRKAGGADKRGNNSSCGY; this is encoded by the coding sequence ATGGTGGTTTCTGCACATCCTGAAAGTTCACTTATAGGTACAAAAATACTACAGGCAGGAGGCAATGCGATTGATGCTGCTGTAGCTACTGAGTTTGCGCTTGCTGTATGCTATCCTGAAGCAGGTAATATTGGTGGTGGGGGATTCATGGTTATCAGACTTGCTGATGGAAATACAGATGTTATAGATTACAGGGAGAAAGCACCATTAAGTGCATCACGGGATATGTATCTTGATAAGGCTGGTAATGTTATTGAAGGCTTAAGTACTGATACTCATCTGGCCAGCGGTGTTCCGGGTACTGTCGACGGTATGATAACTGCTCATTCCAGGTATGGAGTACTTCCATTTAAGGATGTTATTCAGCCTGCTATTGATATTGCAGAAAAAGGATTCCCGCTTACCAGGGGACAGGCAGTCCGGCTTAATGTTGCAAAAACAATTTTTCTTGCAAGAAATGCTTCACGAACATCATTTATAAAGGATTCCCTATGGAAAGAAGGTGACACTCTTGTTCAGAAAGATCTTGCAGGAACACTCAGGCTGATCAGGGATTTTGGCAGGGATGGTTTTTATTCAGGTAAAACAGCCCGGCTGATTGTTAAAGAGATGAAGAGAGGAAATGGAATTGTCTCTGAACAGGATCTTAATGGTTATAAGTCAGTTACCAGAGATCCACTTACTTCAGATTATAAGGGGTATCGGGTAATCACAGTGCCTCCCCCTTCAAGCGGAGGGATAATTCTTATTCAGCTTCTTAAAATGACTGAAAAATATCCTGTTAAAGAGTGGGGATTTCATTCTTTTAAAAGTATTCATCTGATTGCAGAAGCTGAGAGAAGATCATTTGCTGACCGTTCAGAATATCTTGGCGATCCTGATTTTATGAGTGTAAAGTCAGATCAGCTTATTAACAGTGATTATTTGCTTTCCCGTATGAATTCATATGATGAAGAAAAGGCATCAGTTTCAAAGGATATTAAACCCGGATTGCCGGAAGCATATTCCAGCGAGGAAACAACACATTATTCGGTTGTAGATCAACTTGGAAATGCAGTTTCTGCAACCACAACTCTCAACGGAACCTATGGTAACAGTATCGTTGTCGACAGCGCTGGTTTCTTCTTAAACAATCAGATGGATGATTTTTCAACCAAGCCGGGAACACCTAATATGTATGGCCTGGTAGGAGGCGAAGTCAATTCGGTTCAGCCAGGAAAGAAAATTCTCAGTTCTATGACTCCGTCAATTGTTGAAAAAGATGGAAAACTTTTTCTTGTTGCCGGATCTCCGGGTGGATCAACGATACCTACCACTGTTTTTCAGTTGATAATCAACGTTATAGATTATGGGATGAGTATTCAGGATGCCACCGATGCCGGCAGGTTTCATCATCAGTGGCTGCCTGATCAGATCAGTTACGAGCAGGCTGCAATCGACAGTATCACAGTAGGGAAGCTGGCAAATATGGGGCATTCTCTCGTCAGGCGCTCATCTATAGGGAGCATTAATGCTATAATGATATTACCTGATGGGAGAAAGGCCGGTGGTGCGGATAAAAGAGGTAATAATTCATCATGCGGATACTAA
- a CDS encoding amidohydrolase, whose product MKISVIQSDLEWENKSGNLKKLEKLIIPLYNMTDVVVLPEMFNTGFSMRPAELSEPADGETLVWMKSAASKGNFGLCGSYMVRSEGKYYNRWVFVSPEGESWSYDKRHLFSMGEENKHFSAGKSRLIFTFRGIRISPYICYDLRFPVWSRNKNEYDLAIYSANWPEARINVWDTLIKARAIENQCFVAGSNIIGTDGNGIKYCGNSVIISPRGEVISFAETGKTCSITSDISLEELTDFRAKFPVSNDADNFSLSL is encoded by the coding sequence ATGAAAATATCAGTAATTCAATCCGACCTTGAGTGGGAAAACAAGTCAGGCAATCTTAAAAAGCTTGAAAAGCTGATAATTCCTCTCTATAATATGACAGATGTTGTTGTACTGCCTGAAATGTTCAATACAGGCTTTTCCATGCGTCCGGCAGAACTAAGTGAACCTGCTGATGGAGAAACACTTGTCTGGATGAAATCCGCTGCCTCAAAAGGTAATTTTGGTCTTTGCGGGAGCTATATGGTTCGTTCTGAAGGCAAATATTATAACCGGTGGGTGTTCGTATCCCCCGAAGGTGAGTCATGGTCCTATGATAAGCGACATCTCTTTAGCATGGGGGAGGAGAACAAGCATTTTTCAGCAGGAAAATCCAGATTGATCTTTACTTTCAGGGGTATCAGAATCAGTCCATACATCTGCTATGATTTACGATTCCCTGTCTGGAGCAGAAACAAAAATGAATACGATCTGGCAATATATTCAGCAAACTGGCCTGAAGCAAGAATAAATGTATGGGATACACTTATTAAGGCCCGTGCTATAGAGAATCAGTGCTTTGTTGCCGGATCAAATATTATTGGAACGGATGGAAATGGTATTAAGTATTGTGGTAATTCGGTGATTATCAGCCCGCGGGGAGAAGTTATCTCATTCGCTGAAACGGGTAAAACCTGTTCTATAACTTCAGATATCTCTCTTGAGGAGTTGACCGATTTCAGAGCCAAATTCCCTGTATCCAACGATGCCGACAACTTTTCCCTAAGTCTATAA
- a CDS encoding FAD-binding protein, translated as MNNLLSRLDSLANNLDGEIKFDTLTKAIYATDASAYREEPLAVAWPKNNSDIKKLLQFAREEKTGITVRAAGTSLAGQVVSSGIIVDISRHLNRIVEINKEEKWVRVEPGVVLDELNLELKKHGLFFGPETSTSNRCNIGGMVGNNACGSHSVIYGSTRDHTIELKTILSDGSEATFGPLDKESFELKCNLTNLEGDLYRNIKKMLGDKENQNSIREGFPDPKVPRRNTGYAIDMLLDSEIFNDKSEKKFNFCKLLTGSEGTLAVTTEIKLNLVPLPPVNKALVCVHLKKRNDAFLANLIALKFGPGAVEMMDNKILKLTEDNVSQRNNRFFLEGDPEAIVIVEFARNSVQEIDTVASELISALKEAGYGYAFPVVKGKDISKVWELRKAGLGVLANMKGDPKPVSLIEDTAVNVEQMPEYIDDIERMLAGFGKEAVFHAHIGTGELHIRPILDLKKTSDVELFRSIGLETAKIVKKYRGSLSGEHGDGRLRGEFIPLMIGEKNYQLLKQVKECWDPQIIMNPGKITNTPAMNSSLRYVPGVLTREIETIYDFSSSDGFVRAAERCNGSADCRKSIKIGGTMCPSYMATGDEDKTTRARANVVREFISQGDDPWDHKEIYDVLDLCLGCKGCKSECPSSVDIAKIKSEFLQHWYDKHGIPLRTRLIAYITAFNKIGSLVPPVYNFVLKNKITSGTFKKVIGFASERSIPLLYRTTLRKWIKKNISSINPVNPQGTVCLFVDEFTDYNDTEAGIAAIRLLTSLSYKVVTVDHSVSARTFLSKGLVRSARKRIQENIRVFSPIINKDMPLLGIEPSAILGFRDEYPELAGPELKEAADKIALNSFMVDEFIAREYREGRIDRSLFVENKANILLHGHCQQKAIASSASSIEILSIPVNYSVKEIPSGCCGMAGSFGYEKEHIELSNKIGELVLFPVVRNSDAETIIAAPGTSCRHHIKDGTGRVAMAPVVVLYEALRK; from the coding sequence ATGAACAACCTTCTGTCACGACTTGATTCTCTTGCCAATAATCTTGATGGTGAAATAAAGTTTGATACTTTAACAAAAGCAATTTATGCTACGGATGCCTCTGCCTACAGGGAGGAGCCACTTGCAGTAGCCTGGCCCAAGAATAATTCGGACATAAAAAAACTACTTCAGTTTGCCAGGGAAGAAAAAACAGGTATCACTGTAAGGGCCGCCGGTACATCATTAGCGGGCCAGGTAGTCAGTTCAGGCATAATTGTAGACATTTCCAGGCATCTCAACAGGATAGTAGAGATAAACAAAGAGGAGAAATGGGTTAGAGTTGAGCCGGGCGTTGTTCTTGACGAGCTCAATCTTGAACTTAAAAAACACGGCTTGTTTTTTGGGCCGGAGACATCAACCTCAAACCGGTGCAATATCGGGGGAATGGTAGGCAACAATGCATGTGGCTCTCATTCTGTTATTTACGGATCCACACGTGACCATACAATTGAATTAAAGACAATTCTGAGCGACGGAAGTGAAGCCACATTCGGGCCTCTGGATAAAGAGTCTTTCGAATTAAAATGTAATCTTACCAATCTGGAGGGAGATTTATACAGGAATATTAAAAAAATGCTTGGGGACAAGGAGAATCAAAACAGCATCCGTGAAGGATTTCCCGATCCTAAAGTACCCAGAAGGAATACCGGATATGCCATTGACATGCTACTTGATTCGGAAATATTTAATGATAAATCAGAGAAGAAATTCAACTTCTGCAAGTTGCTTACCGGCTCAGAGGGAACACTGGCTGTCACAACCGAAATTAAGCTTAATCTTGTTCCTTTACCACCTGTCAATAAGGCACTTGTATGTGTTCATCTGAAGAAAAGAAACGATGCATTCCTTGCTAATCTTATCGCTCTGAAATTTGGTCCGGGAGCCGTGGAAATGATGGATAACAAGATCCTTAAGCTTACCGAGGATAATGTAAGTCAGAGAAATAACAGATTCTTTCTAGAGGGAGATCCTGAAGCAATTGTTATTGTTGAGTTTGCCAGAAATAGTGTTCAGGAAATAGACACTGTTGCTTCTGAACTGATAAGCGCTCTGAAGGAAGCCGGTTACGGGTATGCTTTTCCAGTTGTTAAAGGGAAGGACATTTCGAAAGTATGGGAACTGAGGAAAGCAGGACTGGGTGTATTAGCGAATATGAAGGGTGATCCCAAACCGGTATCCCTTATTGAAGATACAGCAGTTAATGTTGAGCAGATGCCGGAGTATATAGATGATATTGAAAGAATGCTTGCCGGCTTTGGCAAAGAGGCTGTATTTCATGCACATATCGGTACCGGGGAGCTTCACATCAGGCCGATTCTGGACCTTAAGAAAACATCAGATGTTGAGCTGTTCAGAAGTATCGGACTCGAAACAGCCAAAATTGTAAAAAAGTACAGAGGCTCACTCAGCGGAGAACATGGAGACGGGAGGTTAAGAGGTGAATTCATTCCCCTGATGATTGGAGAAAAGAACTACCAGCTGCTAAAACAGGTGAAAGAGTGCTGGGATCCGCAGATAATTATGAATCCCGGGAAGATCACAAATACCCCGGCAATGAACAGCTCACTACGATACGTTCCAGGGGTGCTCACAAGAGAAATCGAGACAATCTATGACTTCTCCTCAAGTGATGGTTTTGTGAGAGCTGCAGAAAGATGTAACGGCTCAGCAGATTGCCGCAAGTCGATAAAGATCGGTGGCACAATGTGTCCGAGTTACATGGCAACCGGAGATGAGGATAAAACAACAAGGGCAAGGGCAAATGTAGTACGCGAATTTATCAGTCAGGGAGACGATCCATGGGATCATAAGGAGATCTATGATGTTCTGGATCTTTGTCTTGGATGTAAAGGCTGTAAATCGGAATGTCCTTCAAGTGTTGATATTGCAAAGATAAAATCAGAGTTCCTGCAGCACTGGTACGACAAACACGGCATTCCTCTGAGAACAAGGTTAATTGCCTACATTACAGCATTTAACAAGATCGGATCATTGGTTCCTCCGGTCTATAACTTTGTTTTGAAGAACAAAATTACCTCCGGAACATTCAAGAAAGTTATTGGTTTTGCTTCTGAGCGGTCGATACCTTTATTATATAGAACCACACTAAGGAAATGGATAAAAAAGAATATTTCCTCAATAAACCCCGTCAATCCACAGGGCACTGTATGCCTGTTTGTTGATGAATTCACTGATTATAACGATACTGAGGCAGGCATCGCTGCAATCAGGTTACTGACCTCACTCAGTTATAAGGTTGTAACTGTTGACCATAGTGTAAGCGCAAGAACATTTTTATCAAAGGGGCTGGTCAGGAGTGCCAGGAAGAGAATTCAGGAGAATATAAGGGTATTCTCCCCTATTATTAATAAGGATATGCCATTGCTGGGGATTGAACCATCGGCTATTCTGGGATTCAGGGATGAGTATCCGGAACTTGCCGGGCCAGAATTGAAAGAGGCAGCCGATAAAATTGCTCTCAACAGTTTTATGGTTGATGAATTTATTGCAAGAGAATACCGTGAAGGAAGAATTGACCGCAGCTTATTTGTTGAAAATAAGGCAAATATATTACTCCATGGTCATTGTCAGCAAAAAGCAATAGCATCTTCTGCAAGCAGTATTGAAATACTTTCTATACCGGTTAATTACTCTGTTAAAGAGATTCCATCAGGTTGCTGCGGTATGGCCGGATCATTTGGTTACGAGAAGGAACATATTGAGCTGTCGAATAAGATTGGGGAGCTTGTGTTATTTCCTGTAGTGAGGAATTCTGATGCAGAAACCATTATCGCTGCACCGGGTACCAGCTGCAGACATCATATAAAAGATGGGACTGGCAGGGTGGCGATGGCGCCGGTGGTGGTGCTTTATGAGGCGCTGAGGAAGTGA
- the pta gene encoding phosphate acetyltransferase: MELLDRIKQNAKKHNMRIVLPEGYEERTIKAADIAIQENLAQIILIGDPAEIISHAAKLGLKNISKATIINPKSHARKNHYIDIMVELRKSKGMTKEEASKLIEDPLYLGVLMIKAGDADGEVSGADHSTGDVLRPAFHYVKTAPGISVVSGAFLMILPDKSFGENGVIIFADGAVHPNPNEKELAEIAVASAHTARAIAGFEPRIAMLSFSTKGSAKHAMVDMVVNATRIAKEMAPDLQIDGELQADAALVEAIGKSKAPGSSIAGKANVLIFPDLNSGNIAYKLVQRLAHAEAIGPVLQGMAAPINDLSRGCSVSDIVSMIAITSNQAAGLKK, translated from the coding sequence ATGGAATTATTAGATCGCATCAAACAAAATGCCAAGAAACACAACATGCGTATTGTGCTTCCCGAAGGATATGAAGAAAGAACAATTAAAGCTGCTGATATAGCAATTCAGGAGAATCTTGCCCAAATCATACTTATAGGCGATCCTGCTGAGATTATTTCACATGCAGCGAAACTGGGACTGAAGAATATCTCAAAAGCCACAATAATTAATCCAAAATCGCATGCCCGGAAAAATCATTATATTGATATTATGGTCGAACTCAGAAAAAGTAAGGGCATGACAAAAGAGGAGGCTTCCAAACTCATTGAAGATCCTCTCTATCTTGGAGTTCTGATGATTAAGGCAGGTGATGCCGATGGTGAAGTTTCAGGTGCTGATCACTCAACAGGCGACGTATTGCGTCCTGCATTCCACTATGTAAAAACAGCCCCTGGCATCTCAGTCGTATCAGGTGCATTTCTTATGATACTTCCTGATAAGAGTTTCGGAGAGAACGGAGTAATTATCTTTGCCGATGGAGCTGTTCATCCTAATCCAAATGAAAAAGAGCTTGCAGAAATAGCAGTGGCATCTGCTCATACTGCCAGGGCTATTGCCGGTTTTGAACCAAGAATTGCGATGCTTAGTTTCTCTACAAAAGGCAGTGCAAAACATGCAATGGTCGATATGGTTGTAAATGCTACCAGAATTGCAAAAGAAATGGCTCCTGACCTGCAGATCGACGGTGAATTACAGGCCGATGCTGCACTTGTTGAAGCGATTGGAAAAAGTAAAGCCCCTGGCAGTTCAATAGCCGGAAAAGCGAATGTTCTCATATTTCCTGATCTTAACTCCGGAAATATCGCATATAAGCTTGTGCAGCGACTTGCTCATGCAGAGGCAATTGGTCCTGTGTTACAGGGTATGGCCGCACCTATTAATGATCTCTCACGAGGTTGTTCAGTTAGCGATATAGTAAGCATGATAGCTATTACTTCAAACCAGGCAGCTGGATTAAAAAAATAA